A region of Colletotrichum higginsianum IMI 349063 chromosome 10, whole genome shotgun sequence DNA encodes the following proteins:
- a CDS encoding Pre-rRNA-processing protein ESF1, translated as MSSKSSKNGKNGQIADSRFSNFETDPRFRLPSKKQTKTTIDKRFSRMLKDDSFTGTAKVDRYGRKVKSDTKKKALQRLYEPEDGEEEDEEEQDKGMEVEADDVVERELAKANAKYDPARGGGFSESESESESDDDDESDEETTAVADPKASMSRLHDEQADVEDGEVTNRIAIVNLDWDNIKSADLFALFASFLPSTGGRIEKVSVYPSEFGKERMGREELEGPPKEIFKKSDGSDEDSEDSEAEEEAIKKELLEEGDAEDFDHDALRKYQLDRLRYFYAVMTVSDKTTAQKLYEATDGTEYQSSSNFLDLRFIPDDVTFDDEPRDECDKMPEGYKPVEFTTDALQHSKVKLTWDINPDDAARKASINRAFTGSRSQLEENDLKAYLASDSEDDGDSFAGFEDEEKKEGEEAAAEPKLSKKELARRKMREALGLGAEEEKKKSKDGPVGEMEITFTPALTESKKDKKPEEEETTIEKYKRKERERKEKKREAARARREGGTATAEVAEPAEEEEVGDAGEDLGFDDPFFTTDEPVAASKTKTSVRKEERLAKRAAREAEEKEKAEQKAQLQLLMADENDNEQAAHLDHFDMNEILKAEKLKKKKGKAAKRLAAKKAAAGGDENVGLQQDFRMDVDDDRFKAVFESHEYAIDPSNPKFKGTEAMQKLLEEGRKKRKAGGGDDDEAPAEREGKKAKKSKGERKAEDEELSRLVASVKKKASSKAGKKQA; from the coding sequence ATGTCTTCAAAATCGAGCAAAAATGGCAAAAACGGCCAAATCGCCGACTCCCGGTTCTCGAATTTCGAGACCGACCCTCGCTTCCGCCTTCCATCCAAGAAGCAGACCAAGACGACAATCGACAAGCGCTTCTCCCGCATGCTGAAGGACGACTCTTTCACAGGCACCGCAAAAGTCGATCGTTACGGCCGAAAAGTCAAGTCCgacaccaagaagaaggctcTGCAGCGACTCTACGAGCCTGAGGATggtgaagaggaggatgaggaggagcaggacaAGGGAAtggaggtcgaggccgacgacgtagTGGAGCGCGAGCTGGCAAAGGCCAACGCGAAGTACGATCCCGCGCGTGGTGGCGGTTTCTCCGAGTCTGAGTCTGAGTCCGAgtccgacgacgatgacgagtCGGACGAAGAAACCACTGCCGTGGCCGACCCCAAAGCGTCCATGTCGCGCCTGCACGACGAGcaagccgacgtcgaggatggcgaagTCACGAACCGCATAGCGATCGTCAACCTTGACTGGGACAACATAAAATCGGCAGATCTGTTTGCTCTCTTCGCCAGCTTTTTGCCCTCCACCGGCGGCCGCATCGAGAAGGTCTCGGTGTACCCTAGCGAGTTCGGCAAAGAGCGCATGGGGCGCGAGGAGCTGGAAGGTCCTCCGAAGGAGATCTTCAAGAAGTCCGATGGTTCCGACGAAGATAGCGAGGACAGCGAAGCAGAGGAAGAGGCGATCAAGAAGGAGCtgttggaggagggcgacgcgGAGGACTTTGACCACGATGCGCTGCGCAAGTACCAGCTCGACCGGCTGCGATACTTCTACGCCGTCATGACCGTCTCCGACAAGACGACAGCACAGAAGCTCTACGAGGCCACCGACGGCACCGAGTACCAGTCATCATCCAACTTCCTCGACCTGCGATTCATCCCCGACGATGTCACCTTTGACGACGAGCCCAGGGACGAATGCGACAAGATGCCGGAGGGATACAAGCCCGTCGAGTTCACCACCGACGCCCTACAACACTCCAAGGTCAAGCTCACATGGGACATCAACCCCGATGACGCTGCGCGCAAGGCCTCCATCAACCGTGCCTTTACCGGTAGCCGCTCGCAGCTCGAGGAGAACGACCTGAAGGCGTACCTGGCCAGCGACAGCGAGGACGATGGTGATTCGTTCGCGGGcttcgaagacgaggagaagaaagagggTGAGGAGGCGGCTGCCGAGCCCAAGCTCTCCAAGAAAGAGCTCGCCCGCCGGAAGATGAGAGAGGCCCTGGGGttgggcgccgaggaggagaagaagaagtccaAGGACGGCCCCGTTGGCGAGATGGAGATCACATTCACGCCCGCCCTGACAGAAagcaagaaggacaagaagccagaggaggaggagacgacgaTCGAGAAGTACAAGCGCAAGGAACGCGAgcgcaaggagaagaagcgcgaGGCAGCCCGCGCCAGACGCGAGGGCGGCACGGCGACCGCAGAGGTCGCAGAGCCcgcagaggaagaagaggttgGCGACGCGGGAGAGGACCTCGGCTTCGACGACCCTTTCTTCACGACCGATgagccggtggcggcgtccaAGACGAAGACGTCGGTCCGCAAGGAAGAGCGCCTGGCGAAGCGTGCGGCGCGCGAAGCcgaggaaaaggagaaggcggAGCAGAAGGCacagctgcagctgctgaTGGCGGACGAGAATGACAACGAGCAGGCGGCGCACCTGGACCATTTCGACATGAACGAGATTCTCAAGGCggagaagctcaagaagaagaagggcaaggcggccaagcgtctggcggccaagaaggcggcggccggtgGGGACGAGAACGTCGGCTTGCAGCAGGATTTCCGGatggacgtcgacgacgaccgcTTCAAGGCCGTGTTCGAGAGCCACGAGTACGCCATCGACCCCTCGAACCCCAAGTTCAAGGGCACCGAGGCGATGCAGaagctgctcgaggagggccgcaagaagaggaaggccggcggcggcgacgacgacgaggcgccggcggagagggagggcaagaaggccaagaagtccaagggggagaggaaggcggaggacgaggagctcaGCAGGCTCGTGGCGTcggtcaagaagaaggcgagcagcaaggccggcaagaaACAGGCATGA
- a CDS encoding SNF2 family domain-containing protein: protein MDAEVSQSEMDDEEMQESMDDELMMDAEDDSEYEVQEQALGTKLAGKKRKRVTFADDNTTKDSVTRQARTAQEYTVFLRQKADKNLKRDFIRQIQVKRKAGITDIVLQPPKAKRRRQRRTTNNHLSDLEELGSSALPELGAIPNPNQAKVSRQVRMRQIAMATTEGDSNRHLGSQREDARLGMKIWGRGVVTCVGVSDYLLRGMKTPVRGWQLQASARMVIRENATERPNGGILGDQMGMGKTLTSLLLIVGCPPLSEDIQAGCGGTLVVVPGPNVLKEWSEAIIKHTSAIQPGDVLVFKKGSNTLEISQIAQYKIVITTYQELLKYPSGKKMEALITKHGKGTQALRAAVKQIAGPLFDIEWYRVVFDELHTIKNSETQKIYPYVKLVRVEGIDTKKDFIRIYKKGPDAARKLDALINQITIRRNHEDEFLGKQMLEGIPNFDAEIRWVNLSEEERLIYDAITDHFKSKASIVAMANKRRAISHPYLLEKSFLEKIDCAAIRALIDSLKEVEGRRWVYHQIGRRTSREDPDTASATQQPDSDDEEAPALTPQEISYVPMDPFGKSSFGGMFSMSRLLEGTIAEKEIVDIKCGICKQRQQADPWRIAECNHIICGACFYKKMLKLKKCPTCKHPLDKLKIERVPTLKAMAQGHVSEATEESGDEDSDNEESDNEDPHDETLVTNNATSRQIIAAKSRKVQENRERKRVMRRKHGADYINNLPVLDDNDAMFVNISVNWNGGVPCPGTKLTVAKEIILQWQMEAPEDKIIIFIEFIKTAVLLGVVLNLEGIPFVYLNGKLTTKEKIDAVDAFKNDPKVKILIASMRVGGQALNLTCANRIIQIDSWWNESAGDQANGRVNRMGQLKPSHAVAIKARDTIDEYITDLQGRKTQEIEYVMQDDGRVTEMLSDFERMALTAPIAWDETKQRLIEEIEEENGPESVLGVH, encoded by the exons ATGGACGCTGAAGTCAGCCAGAGCGAGATGGATGATGAGGAAATGCAGGAAAGCATGGACGATGAACTGATGATggacgccgaagacgactCAGAGTACGAGGTTCAAGAACAGGCTTTAGGTACAAAGCTCGccggaaagaaaagaaagcGGGTGACATTTGCTGACGACAACACTACAAAAGATTCAGTCACACGACAAGCTCGTACAGCCCAAGAGTACACAGTCTTTCTCAGACAAAAGGCTGACAAGAACCTGAAGAGGGACTTCATCCGTCAGATCCAGGTGAAGCGTAAGGCAGGTATCACTGACATTGTCTTACAGCCTCCCAAAGCGAaacgccggcggcagcgaagAACAACGAACAATCACCTCAGCGACCTAGAAGAGCTTGGTTCTAGTGCCTTGCCTGAACTCGGAGCTATCCCGAACCCCAACCAGGCCAAGGTGTCGAGGCAAGTGAGAATGCGACAGATTGCTATGGCCACTACCGAAGGAGACAGTAACAGACACCTTGGGTCGCAGCGGGAGGACGCAAGACTGGGGATGAAGATCTGGGGCCGTGGGGTTGTCACTTGCGTTGGTGTCTCTGACTACTTGCTGAGGGGCATGAAGACGCCTGTTCGGGGATGGCAGCTACAGGCCTCAGCCCGCATGGTCATCAGAGAGAATGCTACAGAGCGACCCAACGGAGGCATCTTGGGAGACCAAATGGGTATGGGGAAAACCCTCACCAGTCTTCTGCTTATAGTAGGTTGTCCCCCCCTGTCTGAGGACATTCAAGCGGGCTGCGGTGGTACGCTTGTGGTTGTCCCCGGGCCCAATGTCCTGAAGGAATGGTCAGAGGCCATCATCAAGCATACCAGCGCCATTCAGCCTGGAGACGTGCTGGTTTTCAAGAAGGGTTCCAACACTCTGGAGATCAGCCAGATCGCCCAGTACAAGATTGT CATCACGACATATCAGGAGCTCCTCAAGTATCCTTCGGGAAAGAAGATGGAGGCTCTGATCACGAAGCATGGCAAGGGAACGCAAGCGCTCCGAGCGGCCGTGAAGCAAATCGCCGGCCCCCTGTTCGACATCGAGTGGTACCGCGTTGTGTTTGACGAGCTTCATACCATCAAGAATTCGGAGACTCAGA AGATCTATCCCTATGTGAAGCTCGTCCGGGTAGAGGGTATAGACACAAAGAAGGACTTCATCCGAATTTACAAGAAGGGA CCCGATGCCGCCAGGAAATTGGACGCGTTGATCAACCAGATCACAATCCGCAG GAACCATGAAGACGAGTTCTTGGGAAAGCAAATGCTGGAGGGCATTCCCAACTTCGACGCCGAGATCCGTTGGGTCAACCTGTCCGAGGAAGAACGGCTCATCTATGA CGCCATCACCGATCACTTCAAAAGCAAGGCGTCGATTGTCGCAATGGCCAACAAGAGAAGAGCCATATCGCACCCCTATCTGCTCGAGAAGTCGTTCCTCGAAAAGATCGACTGCGCGGCCATTCGGGCGTTGATCGACAGCctcaaggaggtcgagggcaGGAGATGGGTCTATCACCAGATTGGAAGACGGACCAGCAGAGAGGACCCGGACACCGCCTCTGCCACCCAGCAGCCCGACAGCGATGACGAAGAGGCCCCCGCTCTCACGCCCCAGGAAATCAGCTACGTCCCGATGGACCCTTTTGGCAAGTCCAGCTTTGGAGGCATGTTCTCCATGTCTCGCCTGCTTGAGGGTACGATTGCCGAGAAAGAGATTGTCGACATCAAATGCGGCATATGCAAGCAGAGGCAGCAAGCCGACCCATGGCGCATCGCTGAG TGCAACCACATCATCTGCGGTGCATGCTTCTACAAGAAAATGCTCAAACTGAAGAAATGCCCGACGTGCAAACACCCGTTGGACAAGCTCAAAATTGAACGGGTCCCGACCCTCAAGGCCATGGCTCAGGGGCACGTCTCGGAGGCGACGGAGGAGTCTGGCGACGAGGATTCAGACAACGAGGAGTCCGACAACGAGGATCCCCACGACGAGACCTTGGTCACCAACAATGCGACCAGCAGGCAGATAATTGCGGCGAAGAGTCGCAAGGTCCAGGAGAACCgcgagaggaagagggtCATGCGGCGCAAGCACGGTGCCGACTACATTAACAACCTCCCTGTCCTCGACGATAACGATGCCATGTTCGTCAACATCAGCGTGAACTGGAACGGCGGCGTCCCTTGCCCCGGCACCAAGCTCACAGTCGCCAAAGAGATCATCCTCCAGTGGCAGATGGAGGCGCCCGAGGACAAGATCATCA TCTTCATTGAGTTCATCAAGACCGCGGTCCTTCTGGGTGTTGTCCTGAACCTCGAGGGGATTCCGTTCGTGTACCTCAACGGCAAGCTCACCACAAAGGAGAAGATTGACGCGGTGGACGCTTTCAAAAATGATCCAAAGGTCAAGATTCTT ATTGCCTCGATGAGAGTCGGCGGCCAGGCCCTGAACCTGACCTGCGCCAACCGGATCATCCAGATCGACTCGTGGTGGAACGAGTCCGCCGGCGACCAGGCCAACGGGCGCGTCAACCGCATGGGCCAGCTGAAGCCCTCGCACGCCGTTGCCATCAAGGCGCGCGACACCATCGATGAGTACATCACGGACCTGCAAGGCCGCAAGACGCAGGAGATAGAATATGTCATgcaggacgacggccgcgtcACCGAGATGCTCAGCGACTTTGAGAGGATGGCCCTTACTGCCCCTATCGCGTGGGACGAGACGAAGCAGCGCTTGATCGAAGAGATTGAGGAGGAGAACGGTCCCGAGAGCGTTCTGGGCGTTCATTGA